The Melanotaenia boesemani isolate fMelBoe1 chromosome 3, fMelBoe1.pri, whole genome shotgun sequence genome contains the following window.
CGGTCAGTGTGGAGTTGTGCTGCAGCGCCTGAATAAGAGACAGGATTCCCTTGCCAGTTAGATGGTTGGAGTCAAGGTTGATGCTGGTGATGGCCTTGTTGCTGCGTAGCGTGCCAGCGATGGCATACGCCACGTGATCATCCGCACGGCAGTTGGCCAGAGCAAATATCTTAACACTGGTGTTATTTTGCAAAGCCTCTGCGAACTCGATGAGTGTTTTGGTCTTGATGACCTCTGAGTTGTTGACAATGAGCTCAGTTAGGGTGGGGTCATTGCTTCGAACCTGTTGCATCAGTTCATCGAACATGCTTgagtcttcatcctcctcttcctcctgctttgcCTTGCTGTTTGGACTGTTTTTGGCCACGCAGTTACCAAGTTTCTCCTTCTCCTCAGCTTTTACAGGTTTTGCTGAACGatcctctcttttctttttctcctctgcttTCTTTTCTGTGCTAATCTTCATGTCTTTCTCTTTCACATGGTCACTGTGGTTAAACAGCTCTTCCCTATCAGGTCTGTTTTCTGCCTTGTCACATTTTACCCTCACCTCACCCTTCTCAGATGGTTGATGCTGGAGTTTGACATCaggtttgtttttgtcctccactttgggtttcttctcttctgttttACTCTCTTGAGCCTGGCTCTCCTGTGTTTTGCTCTGCTTCTCAACCATTTTGGAGACGAGCCCTTGTGTCCTGATGCCCTCgctttttctctccctttccTTTACCACATCCTTCTCGCCTTTTTCCCGCAGCTTTGAGATAATGTCTTTGGTTTTGCTCTCATAACTTCTCCTGCaatcttctttcctttccttctctttgctgtcatcctttttttcctgtaaCCTGGAAATcatatcttttgttttgctaCCCGTGCTCTCTCTGTTGTCTCTTCTGTCTCTTAACCTATTGTCCTCGTATTTCTCTTTCTCattcctctcctccttcatATCACCCTCTCTACCAAGCTGTTTCTTGTTTCTACTTGAGCACCAACTTCTCTCCTCTTTTAAACTTTCTGGACCTTTGCTGTTTCTATCTTCCACCTTGTTATCTCTTTCTCTTGAGACACTAGACTGTCTCCGCACTCCTACTTTCATGTCATCATTTCCCTCCTGACTGAGGCCCATCTTCCTCAGGTATTCCTGCTTCCGGCTCTCTTTCTTTGGCTCACTCTGCAGGAGAATGAAAACAAGCAGTGAAACATGGAATTTACACAGAAAGTAAAGCAATAAATTACATATGTGAATGTGACAAGACCAAAGAcgaaaataaaccacaacataaaaaaattcacaatcgttctgtttatatttatgtcTCAATATTCAAACTATTTATTGTCTTAAAAGAGTAGAGTCTGCACTTTTACATTTGTGTCATTTGGtgtgtacagtgtgtgtgatgcatAATTCACTATGAACTGTTCACGATAAACACAAACTTTCTCAGGCACAACATGGCAAGTGTGTTAGCAGTCAGGAAAAGGACAGCAGGCCACTTTTTACAGTGCAGAGATACATTTGCAGCAAATAGCTTGCTAAGTGTTTGATTTGTGAGCCTCCATCTGTTTTGCTATGTGAGGCTGTAGCCCTGGCAGATGTATCCTTAAAAGGCAGTGAGCGTAGAAGCAATCAACCAAGGAATTCTATCAGGCCAGGATTAAAGCTCCGAAGACACTCAGAAGAGCCGCCACTCCACCAATAGAAGTGTCTcttttaaatacacaaactgCTAGAAATTCTAATCATATAAGGGGCCCTTTCTGTATTTGATGACTAAAAACCATTAAAGCTTGTAAGTGGAATAGTGAAAATGACTCTACATGTCTGAGAGGCTGTTTTTTCTGCTAGTGGTTATGATTAAGGAGTGTGGAGTGGATATAGGCAAGCCTCAGTGGGACAACAATGTTTTTTCCTGGCAGAGGAGTCAACTCTGGGGACCACTATTTTTGAACAGATGGACTCTGGGTGAACAAGGTCCAGCTGCTTCAAGCTAAATGAAAAGCAGCTATCATTAAAATACCCAGTGATAATGGATATTATGCAATGCTGTCATCTATAGCTCACACTCTCGCTAATTTAAAATCCTCTAGCTTCAgatttttcagtaaaaactgaTACAAGGAGCTCAAATACAAACATAAGAAGAATGCAATGCACCATAGAAGCATGCAGATCTCGCTTTAAACTCACCACGAAACTTGAAGGGATGTTTTCTTACTAACCTCAAACGACTGTTCCCTCTGACTGAGCCTCCCTTTGGTGTCGCTTCGGGTCGTCACATTGTTGCTCAGAGGTGGCTGCACAGCCTGGTTCTCCCCTTGGACGATGATCTTCCCATCATCTGGGTTGATGTCTGGCACATTCATCAAATCCTTATCcagctcctccatctcctccggGGAGAGGGTGGACAGCAGGTTGTCCAGGTCTGGGTCCTCGCTGACCTGACGACCCGTACGGGTCAGGCCTCTCACCTTTCGCCTAGACATAAGGATGCTTGTGTCTTCTTCTGGGGAGCTAATGGTGTTAACCTTTGATGTTCAATCTAAACACTTCTTTCCTATGAGGAAAAATCTAGTAATCCTTATGTCCTGCTGCACCCCCCTCACCAAAAACCCACCAAAGGCATCAATCCTGGTGCAAACAGGCTGCGCTCAGTCTTGCAGTGAGGGGTACCAGTGACGAACTGCAAGAAGCTCACATCATGAAAGCGGACTGTGAGGCTGGGACATTCTTTGAAATCTTGTTAAAGTGCATGTCCATATTTAGTTCAGGGTACACACTCCTTTAAAGGTAATGGGAAGGGCTGAAGTTTACAGAGCAGACTCACACAGACTTCCTAGTacacattttgtgtttacagagaccagttgctgtttatttttctagttCATTTAGGACGTTTTCTGAAAACTGTCTTAATAATTTTGAGCAAAGCATACAAGCAAAATCTGTAGTTTTATTTGACAAGACTACGGTTTAAAGCCAGTGTGAAAACAAATGAATGGGATACAAAAAAACTGATGTAGTCACTCTAAAATATGAGTTTAAATCTGAAAGATTGATGTGCAAAAAAAGCTTATTGATgccaattttaaaacaaatttatttgtattgttgTAATACTGCGAAAAATGTTGggaaactgtaaaatgtaaaaaggaataGAATGAATTGATTTGTAAACATCCctatattaaattttttaagtcattaaaaaaatgttaattttacaATTGTTTTGCTGggaacagatttttaaaaagttatgcGATATGCTGTGACAGGATCTGTAAATCCCGATATTTGATTTTTCTCTGTATTACTAACTTTCATTCTCatattttgtgaatattttAAGAATCATGGAAGATAAAAATGATGGCTGAACTAATTACAGCTTAATGTTGATTATTCTTAAATTGCTAAACCACTTTATCGGAGTTGGTCAGATTAGCTTTAAAGCATCACTGTGTGTCACCTACCTGGAGTAGATAAATATATCATTAGTTGTAACTTGTTCCATCAGGTGATTGCTTTAGTATTATACAATcttgccatgttttttttttttttggttttgttttgtgtagcCCCTATCCCTAACCTTATTTCAAACAACTGCATTACACATGAAAGAGGAGATGGTTTTCAGCGAATCAGTTCAAACATTTGAACATTGAACTGCCTGGATGGTAATATGGACATCTAGTGGCCAAAAACACATTCTAACCCTGCTTTACAGattttacacacaaaattagtgaatggatgaatgtttgGGCAAtagatgctttaaaaaaaaaaaaacaacaagcacAACTATTTTACATTCCAAAGTTAAATTTTATGTTAATAGAAATCTCTTTTTCCACTTTATTTTACAATGTCATACCATTCAAGTGACAACAGACAAAAGCCATATCTAGACGTGTTACTTCTCCACCTGATGTCAGTTTCATTAAAACACACTCATGGAAATGACTTAGAagcacaaataaacagaaacatcattgaacaaatgttaaaattcaACTACATATGAAAGTATCACACCAAGAAAATCCCAGCGTTCTCCTTGTGCTTTAAGAAGTCTCAACAAATCTGTACAAGTGGACGTCGCTGTGGGAGCGAATCATTTGTTGTAAAGAGCATTAATGGTCCCAGTCTGATTCATTAGCAGAGAGACAAGATGCAGCAGCCGGTCTCCGGTTTAATAGTCAACTTTATCAGCagtatcctttttttttttttttaacatactgAATATGTGCCTCATGTGACATTAAGTTTTAGTTGCTAAATACTTCAACCCAAGATTTCAGCTTACAACGTACCTGTAGATAAAACTTgctaatttaaatttaacagaaCAGTTTGACATTTTGGGAAATCGATTCATTTGCTTtcttgtcaaaaaaaaaaaaaaaaaaaagactagatGAGAAGACTGCACCATTTGTTAAAGCACCATTAGACAGATGAATTAGAATTACGTATCGATCGGGACAGCCTGAGGTTACGTTCCAGAGAAATTCATGTTGGCAGAGGAAACAAATTTTGCCTTCCTTGGAAACTAACATCATCCAGCTTAATTCAGGCATCTGAGTCTGGCTGAGAGAAACAAAATCCACTCGCATTCACTTTCTTTTTGCAGAACTCCCAACTATAATATTGGTAGCAATGAAAGTCATAATGTCCTAGAAAACAGATGAGTCATAATTTTAGCATTATTAAAGGAAACCCCTTTGTTTTGCACCGAGTACTAGCTTAGTCACTACAAGCTGAAAGGAGAAACGGATCACCTTCAACGCTACAGCCGACTTATCTTAAATTTCTGTGCAACATTCTGTTTATGCTTCAGTTTCACTTCTGTTCTATAGATTCTGATAGgaggtttttatttctttctattgATCAAACAAGCGGTTACAGGCGGCAACAGATGGCTGTGGACTCACAGAGTATGAATCAGAAGTAAGTCTCTGGTTTTAATCTCAAACCTTAACTACTTACCATTACCTTTTTCAGTCTACTTTAGCTATAACATAT
Protein-coding sequences here:
- the lmod1b gene encoding leiomodin-1, which gives rise to MSRRKVRGLTRTGRQVSEDPDLDNLLSTLSPEEMEELDKDLMNVPDINPDDGKIIVQGENQAVQPPLSNNVTTRSDTKGRLSQREQSFESEPKKESRKQEYLRKMGLSQEGNDDMKVGVRRQSSVSRERDNKVEDRNSKGPESLKEERSWCSSRNKKQLGREGDMKEERNEKEKYEDNRLRDRRDNRESTGSKTKDMISRLQEKKDDSKEKERKEDCRRSYESKTKDIISKLREKGEKDVVKERERKSEGIRTQGLVSKMVEKQSKTQESQAQESKTEEKKPKVEDKNKPDVKLQHQPSEKGEVRVKCDKAENRPDREELFNHSDHVKEKDMKISTEKKAEEKKKREDRSAKPVKAEEKEKLGNCVAKNSPNSKAKQEEEEDEDSSMFDELMQQVRSNDPTLTELIVNNSEVIKTKTLIEFAEALQNNTSVKIFALANCRADDHVAYAIAGTLRSNKAITSINLDSNHLTGKGILSLIQALQHNSTLTELRFQNQRHICGGKTEMEMVKILKENTTLLKLGYHFELAGPRMTTTNILSRNMDRQRQRRLQEQKQAQANGEKKGTLEVPKTGSGGSLRSSPKSSPKPSPIPSPMPSPKLNPKRGAGGLAPPPPPPPPGGGPPPPPPPVLDGDRSYKSRNSRDQLLASIRGSNIKQLKKVPVPKWLQ